GGAGATATATTTTAAGGTCAGATATGACCATAATAAAAGACGGGGCTTTGAACTGATTTAATTCAAACACCCCGATATTTTTTAACAGCGTAATTTGTTAAGCGGCTATTTTAGCACAAGCAAACGAAATTAACGATTCTGCCAAATACTTAAATCGCCTTTTCTGGTCGAAACGTAAAGTTGGTTCTCAATAACACGTAATGTATTGACCTCACCACTTGTTTTTGAACGACCAATTAGCTTACCTGTTGCCGGATCAACAAGATGTAATACTCCATCTAAATCACCAACAATAAGGTCTGATCCCAACACAACCGGGTTACTTAAATGGCGGTTTAACAAACTATCATTTTGCCAAATCTGTTCGCCTGTCGTTAAATCATAAGCCGTTAACTTACCATCCGTAGAAGAAACAAATACTTTATTGTCATACACTTCTGGACGCTTCGTGCTGCTTGAGTCTTCACTCCAAACTACACGTTGAGAAGCTAGGTCAGTTACGGTCACTTGTCCTTGGAAACTAGTCGTTACCATAAACTGTCCAGCAACAGTAGGATCACCATCAATATCAATTAAACGTTGAATATCAGAACGACCTTCACTTACCGCAACACGGCGCTGGAAACGCGGAATACCACTAATGGTATCAATTGCATAAACATATGCATTCGCAGATGCAATTAATACAGTACGCGGATCAAGACTCACTGGTGATGCCTGTCCACGTAAACTAAATTGAACATTTGGTAATTTATACGCCCAAACTTGTTGACCTGAAGCAGCATCATGAGCAAACACAGTACCATCATTAGCAACGGTAATAACACGTCCAGACTGAACTAAAGAAGGACTTAATAGTGCACCAGATAACTGTGCTGTCCACTTCTGCTCACCTGTTGCCTGATCTAATGCAAACAGTTGACCTTTACTATTACCAACAACAACAATTCCTTCAGCAGCTTCAACACCAGAGCTTAAGCCTAATTTGCTGACTTTTTTCTCCCAAAGGCGTTGTTTACCACGATATGCGGCAACTTCACCTTTTGGATCAAGCGTAAAAACTACGCCTTCACTTGCATCAAGCTGCAAACGTAACGGATCTGCCTTATCAGTAGAAGAAACACTGCGCGAAAACACCGGTACTAGAGTCTTTTTCGACTCAGTCAATTTCGGTAGTGGATTTGGTTTTGCTTCTTTTACTTTGTTGCTAGAACATCCCACCAGTACAGCCGATGCGATTGCAATTGCCAAAGGCAGTTTGAATTTCTGATTCATTAAGACTCTTCCACCTGTGTTTCCAAAATTGGGCGCTCAATCTGTGGATCTTCAACTAAAACGCCAACACTTTCGAGTTTAATTTGTAAAATTTGTCGCTCTTGTTTACGTTCCAGTAACGAATCCCATGCAGCTTGATACGCTTTTTTAGCAGAATCAATATCTTTCTTGGCAACAAAGATATCACCACGTAACTCTTCTACTGTTGCTTTAAACGCAGGATCGACATTACCAGACAAGGTTTTTAGTGCTTCATCATATTTGTTTTGCGCCAATTGTGCATCTGCTAAACGCAATTTTACAACTTGAATCAAACCTTCATCTTTGACTTTTGAATTTTCAACTTTCTTCAACGCTTTTTCAGCAGCTGCATAGTCCTGTTTTTCATAGGCTAATTTTGCTAACACAAACTGAGTCTGTATGGCCTGAACAGAATCGATATCATCTTTTACGATCTTATCTGCCGATGCAGTTACCGAAGTTAAAGCATTAGGATTATCGGCACTCGCATTTGCCTCATCCATTAACTGCTGTACTTTTGCAGTTTCTACTTGGCTGCTTGCAAGATTTCTTTTTTGCCAATATTCCCACCCAAAAAAGGCAATCAATGCAATGAGAATCCCGCTAATGATGGCAGAACCATATTTTTTTGCGAACGACTTTAAGCTGTCGAATTGTTCATCATCACTTAAGCTCATGTGATTGTCCTTTTCCAGATGTTTCAGTTTATTTTGTAAATTTTTCAATTAAGAATGGTACAAGGTCAGCCAGTGCAACTTGTGACTGCTCAGCTGTTGCCAACTCTTTGATAGCAAGTTGCTGCGCTTCCCATTCACGCTCACCCAAAATCATGGCGTAAACAGCCCCAGCCTGATCAGCTTTTTTCATCTGACTCTTCATGCTACCTTGCGAACCTGTTTTGATTCGAATACTGCTATTTGCAGCTTCTAACTGGTCACGTAATTGTTCCGCTAGAATCAAAGCTTTGGTTTGATAAGCAGGTTCTGCAACCAAGAAGACTTCGCAATCACGAATAACTTCTGCCTGTTCAACCTGTTCAAGTAGAAGCAATAAACGCTCCATACCCATCGCAAAACCAACAGCAGGTACAGATTGATCTGGCTTACCTTTTAGCTGACCAACTAAACCATCGTAGCGACCGCCAGCACATACAGTACCTTGCGAACCTAAAGCAGTAGTTGTCCACTCAAAAACAGTCTTATTGTAATAATCTAGACCACGCACCAACTTCTGATTAATGACAAATTGGATGCCAGCAGCAGTCAAATAGTCTTGTAACTGCTTAAAATGATCTAAACTTTCTTCTTTTAAGAAGTCATGTAATTTTGGCGCATTTTCCAGAATTTTCTGGGTAGATTCAATTTTAGAATCCAAAATACGTAATGGATTTGTTGTTAAACGACGCTGTGAGTCTTCATCCAACGCATCTTTATGCTCGTTTAAAAACGCAACTAAAGCATTACGGTACTCTGTACGCTCATCAGTTTCGCCCAAAGTATTTAATTCAAGCTGAACTTTATCTGCAACGCCCATACGTTTCCATAAACGAGCAGTTAACATAATCAATTCAGCATCAATATCAGGAGTCGCAACACCGAAAGTTTCCACGCCAAACTGGTGGAACTGACGATAACGTCCTTTTTGTGGCTTCTCATAACGGAACATAGGTCCCATATACCACACGCGTGGCGTCGCACCGCGCAACAAGTTATGTTCAACTAAAGCACGAACACAACCTGCCGTACCTTCCGGACGTAAGGTTAATGACTCTGGTGGATTGCCTTTATCGAAAAAGGTATACATTTCTTTTTCGACAATATCGGTAGCATCACCAATAGCACGTTTAAACAACCCCGTTTGTTCAACGATCGGCAAACGAATTTGTTGATATCCATAAGCATCCATTAAAGATGCTAAATGTTGCTCGAGACGTCTCCACGCTACTGTTTGCGTTGGCAAGATGTCATTAAAACCTTTGATTGCGACGATTGAACTCATGATGAACTACGAATAATTTCTTTAGATTTAGCTTCTTCAAGCTCTTGGACACGTTGACGAACCATTGTTTCGATTTCATCAACCAATTGATCGGTATCGATTAGATGGCTTTTTTCACCATTGCGATAAACCAATGAACGAGGCGCAGCCCCAACAACTCCGATATCAGCTTCTTTTGCTTCACCCGGACCGTTTACCTTACAGCCAATTACCGACACATCCATTGGAGTACGAATATCTTCTAAACGTTCTTCCAACGCTTGCATCACCTGAATAACATTAAATTCTTGGCGTGAACAACTCGGGCAAGCAATAAAGTTAATCCCGTTAGAACGAAGCCCAAGTGATTTTAAAATATCAAAACCAATCTTGATTTCATCTTCCGGTTCGGCAGCGAGCGAAATACGCATCGTATCGCCAATACCTTCCATCAACAATCCACCAAGGGCAATCGCTGATTTCACAGTACCTGTACGGTAAATACCTGCTTCAGTTACGCCTAAATGTAATGGATTATCAATTTGCTGAGAAAGCAAGCGGTAAGCATCCATGGTTAAAAACACATTTGAGGCTTTTACACTAACTTTAAACTCATGGAAGTCAAGACGATCTAAAATCTCAATATGACGTAAAGCTGATTCAAGAAGTGCTTGTCCGGTAGGCTCGCCATATTTCTTTTGCAAATCTTTTTCTAGAGAACCCGCATTGACCCCAATACGCATAGAAATGCCATGATGACGTGCCGCTGCAACGACTTCACGAACTTTCTGATCTGATCCGATATTACCAGGGTTAATACGTAAACAGTCTGCACCATAATCTGCAACAGCTAAGGCAATTCTATGGTCAAAGTGAATATCTGCAACCAAAGGTACTGAAACGCGCTTGCGAATTGCACCAAATGCTTCAGCAGCCTCCATAGATGGGACCGAAACACGCATAATATCAGCACCTGCATCAACACAACGCTCAATTTGAGCCACGGTTGCATCGACATCGCAAGTTTCGGTATTTGTCATACTTTGCACACTAATAGGTGCATCGCCACCGACATACACCGAACCAACACGGATTTTACGTGTTGGTCGACGTTTAATTGGGTTCTCTATCATTGTATCGCTCAACTCATGGTATTAGCGGGATAAACGGAATTCTGCTTTACCGTTTACCGTATATGGAGACAATGAAATCTGTTCTTGGTTTAGACTTAATGACACAGCTGTTGCATCATCAAGACGAATCTGGAATGGAGACTCACCATTTAAGCTTAAAGTTGATGACTGACGACCTGTCGCCAAAACTTTACCTGTTGCATCAACAATATGAACAGAAGTTGGTCGGTTAAAGTTTAACACTAATTGGTCACCCACTGTTGAGGTGGTACTTCCCTGCATAGGTAAAACTTCAACATTCGATTGATTTACTTTAGGTAAATCTGCATCGTCTTTCTTTGAAGTCCATTTTTGGATACCCATAACAAGTAATGACACAACAGCAAGAATTACAACAGCAAGCAGTGCACGTTTTAACCATTTCTTATTACGATCGCTATTAGAACCTGGGAGTTTGCCCATGATTTTAATTGGCGAGTTATTTAAAGCATGATTTGGTAAAAGGCCCGTATCATTTGCATAAATCTCATCGAAGCGCTGAATAATCGCCGTCGCATCTGTATTTAAATATTTCGCATATGAACGGTAATAACCCTTAATAAAAGTCGCTTCTGGCAATGACTTATAATCATCTTGCTCTAAAGCGGTCAGAGTCTTAACCGGCATATTTAAATCTGAAGAAACTTGCCCTA
This genomic stretch from Acinetobacter pittii harbors:
- the ispG gene encoding flavodoxin-dependent (E)-4-hydroxy-3-methylbut-2-enyl-diphosphate synthase, with product MIENPIKRRPTRKIRVGSVYVGGDAPISVQSMTNTETCDVDATVAQIERCVDAGADIMRVSVPSMEAAEAFGAIRKRVSVPLVADIHFDHRIALAVADYGADCLRINPGNIGSDQKVREVVAAARHHGISMRIGVNAGSLEKDLQKKYGEPTGQALLESALRHIEILDRLDFHEFKVSVKASNVFLTMDAYRLLSQQIDNPLHLGVTEAGIYRTGTVKSAIALGGLLMEGIGDTMRISLAAEPEDEIKIGFDILKSLGLRSNGINFIACPSCSRQEFNVIQVMQALEERLEDIRTPMDVSVIGCKVNGPGEAKEADIGVVGAAPRSLVYRNGEKSHLIDTDQLVDEIETMVRQRVQELEEAKSKEIIRSSS
- the hisS gene encoding histidine--tRNA ligase, which encodes MSSIVAIKGFNDILPTQTVAWRRLEQHLASLMDAYGYQQIRLPIVEQTGLFKRAIGDATDIVEKEMYTFFDKGNPPESLTLRPEGTAGCVRALVEHNLLRGATPRVWYMGPMFRYEKPQKGRYRQFHQFGVETFGVATPDIDAELIMLTARLWKRMGVADKVQLELNTLGETDERTEYRNALVAFLNEHKDALDEDSQRRLTTNPLRILDSKIESTQKILENAPKLHDFLKEESLDHFKQLQDYLTAAGIQFVINQKLVRGLDYYNKTVFEWTTTALGSQGTVCAGGRYDGLVGQLKGKPDQSVPAVGFAMGMERLLLLLEQVEQAEVIRDCEVFLVAEPAYQTKALILAEQLRDQLEAANSSIRIKTGSQGSMKSQMKKADQAGAVYAMILGEREWEAQQLAIKELATAEQSQVALADLVPFLIEKFTK
- a CDS encoding helix-turn-helix domain-containing protein gives rise to the protein MEINPNSQQPTGSSLPTSALGNIQRPGEYLRQIRVAQNKELGQVSSDLNMPVKTLTALEQDDYKSLPEATFIKGYYRSYAKYLNTDATAIIQRFDEIYANDTGLLPNHALNNSPIKIMGKLPGSNSDRNKKWLKRALLAVVILAVVSLLVMGIQKWTSKKDDADLPKVNQSNVEVLPMQGSTTSTVGDQLVLNFNRPTSVHIVDATGKVLATGRQSSTLSLNGESPFQIRLDDATAVSLSLNQEQISLSPYTVNGKAEFRLSR
- the bamB gene encoding outer membrane protein assembly factor BamB, which translates into the protein MNQKFKLPLAIAIASAVLVGCSSNKVKEAKPNPLPKLTESKKTLVPVFSRSVSSTDKADPLRLQLDASEGVVFTLDPKGEVAAYRGKQRLWEKKVSKLGLSSGVEAAEGIVVVGNSKGQLFALDQATGEQKWTAQLSGALLSPSLVQSGRVITVANDGTVFAHDAASGQQVWAYKLPNVQFSLRGQASPVSLDPRTVLIASANAYVYAIDTISGIPRFQRRVAVSEGRSDIQRLIDIDGDPTVAGQFMVTTSFQGQVTVTDLASQRVVWSEDSSSTKRPEVYDNKVFVSSTDGKLTAYDLTTGEQIWQNDSLLNRHLSNPVVLGSDLIVGDLDGVLHLVDPATGKLIGRSKTSGEVNTLRVIENQLYVSTRKGDLSIWQNR
- a CDS encoding YfgM family protein, which encodes MSLSDDEQFDSLKSFAKKYGSAIISGILIALIAFFGWEYWQKRNLASSQVETAKVQQLMDEANASADNPNALTSVTASADKIVKDDIDSVQAIQTQFVLAKLAYEKQDYAAAEKALKKVENSKVKDEGLIQVVKLRLADAQLAQNKYDEALKTLSGNVDPAFKATVEELRGDIFVAKKDIDSAKKAYQAAWDSLLERKQERQILQIKLESVGVLVEDPQIERPILETQVEES